AGGAGAAGCGGAGCCAAACAAGTAGAGTAACACCTACATAACTGTTATATCTCTAAACATATATGGTGGGCATTCCATTAAGCAAAGAATTAGCATATTTGAACATTCCCACTTCCTGAAAATCTTTCAGTGAAACATCAATAGTCAACTTTATTTTCGGAAACGGACTACTTTAAGATTGTTTACAAACCAGGTCGCATATGTAGGCTCTAGATTTGCTCAACTAATCGGCCAAGTCTTTATTGGAAAGAAAAAATCTACTGGCATAAGCAATTTATTCCATATATGCTTTTACCAGTCGATGCAATGTGCCATTATTATTCCAGATACACAAAACATGATGAATAAAACAGAAGTGCAGAACTACATTTAGCCTTTGCCATCCTGATCCTGGCTAACCAAGCTCAGTATACTCTGACCATCAATTGATAGTTAACGAAACTGAAAGAGGTGATAAGAAACTACATAAGCAATGCAGAGAAAATGAAACCACAGACATGCTAAAAAACAGGCGCACTATATCCAGAAGCAAACTGCTGTCATATCGAGACAGACACATGAAAATAACACTAGTCTCTCAAGTACTTCTGCTAACTTTAATTCCTACATACTCTTGGTAGTTGGAAAACTCAGCCATGTCTCAAGATAAGGCGTGCCTACAAGAAACTAAACATCAAGATCTTGCAGACAACAGTCAATGATTCCTCAAAAAGTATGGATCAGGCATGTAAACATACAGCGAATTAACCATGGATTCACCATTCAAAAGGGTCATCGATTGTAAGATTGGATGCTTTCTCCAAGCGCAAACCAGTGCCTGCTTTAGGTGACAACTGCAGCACTGCAGAGATACCTGTTGGAAACTGTAGACACTGCAATTTGTCTTTTATCTCATTcaccttgtcagctgaagacaaAATTCCTTCATGCGGCACAATCAGTAAGGACTGCAGCTCCTGGGCATTCATGGCAATGAACTTGAGGAACTCAAATTCATTTTGATCCCCTCGGTAATCGTGAATAACCATCTTCTTGATATGTGATCTCAAGCAACAAATCGGACTGATCTCCTGCCAGAACTTGGCATGATACTCCCCACTGGATTCATTGGCAGTTACAGATGGATCATGCGGTGCAGACTGCAAATTGGTACCAATGTGTGAGCAGTTTGGTTACATATATATCAAGCTGCTAATAATTGATGATAATATTGAAATGGTTGACAGACTGAAGGAACTGGGAGCTACCTCAATGTGCAGCGTGTCAATATTGGGAAAGCATCTGAGGAAGCTGGCCAGCATCTTAACCTCCCCAAAGACACCAAAATTCACAGTTAACGCCAATATCTTGACGCTTCGAACCACAGTGCTTGCGCTCACCATTGTGTCTGACTGCAAACAGGTTCACAAAGACAGGTTTATCATAACTCATCAAGTGCTCTATAATCATACAGAGCATTATCATGGGATGGGTCGATGCGGATGGAATAACTTTGAGAGAATGCAATGAGATGCAGCAAAAGCAACATTATCATAACTCACTGACTACTTTCTGATCCTAGAGAACATGATGGATGGAACAATTTCAAGTTGAGAGAGAGATTGAGACTGGAGAGACGTACCCCGATGACGCTGTTACCAATCTGCAGCTTGTGAGCTCTTGTGTCCAGGTAGCCGAGCACCTGCAGGTTGGGAGCACAAGCGATTCTGAACCCCACCACACCAGTAGGCGGCAGGAACAAGTAGAGCCGCTCCAGGAGCGGCGTGTCCACCAGGGTGAACTCCTCCACTCTGGATAGCCCAACGAGCGCGCACTGGAGGCTTTGGCTGCGGAGCCGGACGTGCTTGGGGCTATTGAGGGTGAGCCGAAGGGACTCTAGAACGGGGCTGGCAGCGATCAAGGACTCCAGTTCCTGCTCGCTTATGCCAATCCTTACCATGGCGAGAATCCGGAGGCGGGGAAGAACGACCTCGGCGCCGCTGGGGAACGTCCAGAAGTCCAGGGTGAGCTCCTGGAGCGAGTCGCAGCGGAGGATGTCGGCGGGAAGAAGGCGCCCCGGGTTGGGCTGGTTCACGACCCAACTGTAGGCGAGAACGAGCTTCTCCGTGCGCTTGTCGACGAGGAGGCGCGGCCAGGCGGGGAGCTCGCGGTCCAGTGAGGCGAGCCGGCAGTCGTAGAGGATGACGGCGCGGAAGTGGCCCGGGTGGTCGGCGAGGACTCGGGGGATTGCGGCGTCGCGCGCGCGCTCGGGGATGTCGGCATCCTTGAGGACGAGCGGGTATGAGCGCCAGAGGTGGCGCCAGCCGCGGCCGAgggtggcggcgcgggcggcttCCATGACGGGGAGGAAGGTGACGATGTGGCGGAGCAGGTCGTTGGGGAGGGCGCTGAGGCGGGAcctgccgctgccggcgccgtcggCCATGGTGGCGAGGCGAGGATTTGGTTTGGTTTGACTATGGCCGGAATGGGGAAGGCGGCCTACTGACCTGGAAGGTTCGGGTACCCGGAGCGATTAAGTTGCTCcgcatttattttactttatttatttcaGACATCTATTTTTCTTTAAAGGCATGTAGCCAAAATTAAATGAAGCCAAAGCCATCAGCCAGCTAAGATACACTTCAAAATTAATGAAGTCATTCACCCGCTAAAGGCATCTCCAATAGTTGTAAGATAGTTGTTGTTAGACTTTGCCACATAGGATTTTTAATGATGTGTCATGCAATAAATGAGGAAAGAAAGGAATgttgtatgtacatgaaccaacacccATTGCACAAGCTCCGATGTAGAATGAGAGAGCACCTTATTTATTATCTCACATCCTATTAGGCATACTAGATACAACTCATTGGAGATGTTGTATGTTaagatgttggttgatgacatggcatatttTACCAACAAGTTAACATACAAACTTGTGCTGAGTCAAAAGTTTGAAGAAAAAATTGAAGCATCACGCACAGATCTGATGATAAGATGTGCGAGACAACACATCCACAAACGAAAACGCCAACACATGAAAACTAAGATCAAGCTCGACACATGCTAGAACAGCAGAGCATAT
The sequence above is drawn from the Triticum aestivum cultivar Chinese Spring chromosome 7A, IWGSC CS RefSeq v2.1, whole genome shotgun sequence genome and encodes:
- the LOC123148224 gene encoding FBD-associated F-box protein At5g60610 — protein: MADGAGSGRSRLSALPNDLLRHIVTFLPVMEAARAATLGRGWRHLWRSYPLVLKDADIPERARDAAIPRVLADHPGHFRAVILYDCRLASLDRELPAWPRLLVDKRTEKLVLAYSWVVNQPNPGRLLPADILRCDSLQELTLDFWTFPSGAEVVLPRLRILAMVRIGISEQELESLIAASPVLESLRLTLNSPKHVRLRSQSLQCALVGLSRVEEFTLVDTPLLERLYLFLPPTGVVGFRIACAPNLQVLGYLDTRAHKLQIGNSVIGSDTMVSASTVVRSVKILALTVNFGVFGEVKMLASFLRCFPNIDTLHIESAPHDPSVTANESSGEYHAKFWQEISPICCLRSHIKKMVIHDYRGDQNEFEFLKFIAMNAQELQSLLIVPHEGILSSADKVNEIKDKLQCLQFPTGISAVLQLSPKAGTGLRLEKASNLTIDDPFEW